In a single window of the Coregonus clupeaformis isolate EN_2021a unplaced genomic scaffold, ASM2061545v1 scaf0126, whole genome shotgun sequence genome:
- the LOC121550192 gene encoding uncharacterized protein LOC121550192 yields the protein MVFSSSQQVVVAFTAVLFAFVVFPRMFGVGSGAKETRGFDARYNRKAGPGPGPGAVRGQPVNKNTAGSMNKAQTLENMQQMKMMMEQEMKGDKYKTNSNKGYVFTLMPLYAIGVGLFAAYKFLKIKSADDSQAQKKKDAKGPNKSEETENQLTELEQRLAQTEKMLNSILTQLDPLTSCVKSVAQEQKNEIMSQLQSIRHLMKKRGMDCPPLNIEEPQCERNLDDLIASLAAHDDTQPEGVAAAADEQSGVGKEAPEPVHNQHHHPEAKDEYSATDAGGEEEQLEEEEDKDDSEVMPSLEDSCETNIEDIGVAQSIPEEMPTTALRRRNRLE from the exons ATGGTTTTCTCATCGTCCCAACAAGTGGTGGTCGCATTTACGGCGGTGTTATTTGCGTTTGTGGTGTTCCCTAGAATGTTCGGCGTAGGGTCCGGGGCGAAGGAAACAAGAGGTTTTGATGCACGCTACAACAGAAAAG CGGGTCCGGGACCTGGACCAGGTGCAGTGAGAGGGCAGCCGGTCAACAAGAACACGGCCGGCTCCATGAACAAAGCTCAGACCCTGGAGAACATGCAacagatgaagatgatgatggagCAGGAGATGAAGGGTGACAAATACAAAACCAACAGCAACAAGGGCTACGTTTTCACGCTGATGCCGCTCTATGCCATCGGAGTCGGCCTCTTTGCAGCATACAAATTTCTGAAG ATCAAGTCTGCAGATGACTCCCAAGCCCAAAAGAAGAAGGATGCAAAAGGTCCCAATAAGTcggaggagacag AGAATCAGCTTACAGAGCTGGAGCAGCGGCTAGCGCAAACAGAGAAGATGCTCAACTCCATTCTCACCCAACTGGACCCATTGACAAGTTG TGTCAAGTCTGTGGCCCAGGAACAGAAGAACGAGATCATGTCCCAGCTCCAGTCCATCCGCCACCTGATGAAGAAGAGAGGCATGGACTGTCCACCCCTCAACATTGAAG AGCCGCAGTGCGAGAGGAACCTGGATGACCTCATCGCGTCTCTGGCAGCCCACGACGACACCCAGCCAGAGGGGGTCGCTGCTGCGGCAGACGAACAAAGTGGTGTCGGGAAAGAGGCACCAGAGCCAGTCCACAACCAGCATCACCACCCCGAAGCTAAGGACGAGTACTCAGCGACAGAcgctggaggggaggaggagcagctggaggaggaggaggataaagaTGACAGTGAGGTCATGCCCTCGTTGGAGgattcttgtgaaacaaacattgAGGACATAGGGGTAGCACAGAGCATTCCAGAAGAAATGCCTACAACTGCGCTCAGACGACGCAACAGGCTGGAATGA